A window of Juglans regia cultivar Chandler chromosome 7, Walnut 2.0, whole genome shotgun sequence contains these coding sequences:
- the LOC109001939 gene encoding uncharacterized protein LOC109001939 isoform X4 gives MVSGSSAVEGGETQLLSARVRKTIQSIKEIVGNHSELDIYAVLKETNMDPNETAQKLLNQDPFHEVRRKREKKKESTVYKDSRDPRRNSENVGQEMKFSTHSHRNVRRGGYSRNVLPGNLRQGIKFCVVRDNRVNQNTEKEVKSTSPQRTRYTNEKAISNVPTKGFTETSGSQKPSGGRSSSQTLNGPVDSHPRHARDASSRDSDGKVLEEKRASVPSTNLRVQAAKSNNSQPSPATLASGSSAVGVYSSSTDPVHVPSPDSRSSGTVGAIKREVGVVGVRRQHSDNSVKMSTVLSSSFSKSLLGKDGSTEASRPLNAISRTDHLNQTTATDSVIASMSVSRSFLSNQYSGRPHQQPVGHQKGAHHKIEWKPKSSQKATIISPGVIGTPAKSASHSAENSKDLDSETAKLQDKLSSVNINEHQNVIIAQHIRVPETDRCRLTFGSIGTEFDSSRNLIAGLQAVGTTEESNVEPATSVSVSAPESSGDDASGSRLAEAHDSHVRNSGSDSPASVVDSEHQLPDEKESSSPQNLDNYADIGLVRENSPSYAPSESQQHQDPPELPGFSAYDPQTGYDIPYFRPTMDETMRGQGLQSPQEALSSHTANSIPASTIAMAQQQQQQQPSVAQMYPQVHFPHFANLLPYRQFLPPLYVSPMAMPGYSSNPAYPHPSNGSSYLLMSGGSSHLNASSMKYGVQQFKPVLAGNPTGFGNFTNPTGYINAPGVVGGATGLEDSSRIKYKDSNIYVSNPQAEASEIWIQNPRELPGMHWIQNPRELPGMQSTPYYNMPAQSPHGAYMPSHTGHASFNAAAAQSSHMQFPGMYHPPPQPAAIANPHHLAPAMGGNVGVGVAAAAPGSQVGAYQQAELGHLNWTTNF, from the exons ATGGTCTCTGGCAGCTCGGCAGTTGAGGGCGGTGAAACTCAGTTACTGTCTGCGCGTGTGCGCAAGACCATCCAATCAATCAAGGAAATTGTGGGCAATCACTCTGAATTGGATATCTATGCGGTCCTGAAGGAAACTAACATGGATCCTAATGAAACCGCACAGAAATTACTCAACCAAG ATCCATTTCATGAGGTGAggaggaaaagagagaagaaaaaggag AGTACGGTGTACAAGGACTCAAGGGATCCACGTAGGAATTCTGAGAATGTTGGTCAAGAGATGAAATTTTCTACACATTCTCATCGTAATGTCCGAAGAGGAGGCTACTCACGGAATGTTTTACCTGGTAATTTAAGACAAG GCATCAAGTTCTGTGTTGTGAGAGATAACAGAGTTAATCAAAACACGGAGAAAGAGGTGAAGTCTACTTCACCACAACGTACAAGATATACCAATGAGAAAGCGATATCAAATGTTCCTACAAAGGG CTTTACAGAAACCTCAGGTAGTCAAAAGCCTTCTGGTGGAAGGAGTTCATCTCAGACTTTGAATGGGCCAGTTGATTCACACCCTAGACATGCTCGAGATGCCAGTTCAAGGGACAGTGATGGGAAGGTACTAGAGGAAAAGCGGGCATCAGTTCCCAGCACAAATTTGCGGGTGCAAGCAGCAAAGTCAAACAACTCCCAACCAAGTCCTGCAACTCTGGCATCAGGCAGTTCTGCTGTTGGGGTGTATTCCTCTTCCACAGATCCAGTTCATGTGCCATCTCCAGATTCGAGGTCTTCAGGCACTGTTGGAGCTATTAAACGGGAAGTTGGTGTTGTTGGTGTTCGCAGACAGCATTCTGACAACTCCGTCAAAATGTCCACTGTGCTTAGTAGTTCTTTCTCAAAGTCACTTTTGGGAAAGGATGGTTCTACAGAAGCATCACGACCTCTCAATGCCATTTCTAGAACTGATCACCTCAACCAAACAACTGCAACTGATTCTGTTATTGCCAGCATGTCAGTAAGCAGATCATTCTTAAGCAACCAGTATAGTGGCCGGCCACATCAACAACCTGTGGGTCATCAAAAAG GTGCCCATCATAAAATAGAGTGGAAACCTAAATCAAGCCAAAAGGCGACTATTATTAGCCCCGGGGTGATTGGAACACCTGCAAAATCTGCTTCACATTCTGCTGAGAATTCTAAGGATTTGGATTCTGAAACCGCTAAGTTGCAAGATAAGCTTTCTAGTGTAAACATAAATGAGCATCAGAATGTGATCATAGCACAGCATATTCGAGTCCCTGAGACTGATCGCTGTCGGCTCACTTTTGGAAGCATTGGGACAGAGTTTGATTCTTCAAGGAATCTTATTGCAGGACTGCAGGCTGTAGGAACTACAGAAGAATCAAATGTAGAACCCGCTACGAG TGTGTCGGTGTCAGCTCCAGAGTCTTCTGGCGATGATGCTTCTGGCAGCAGGCTGGCAGAGGCACATGATAGCCATGTTAGAAATTCTGGATCTGATTCTCCAGCTTCTGTAGTGGATTCTGAGCATCAATTGCCTGATGAGAAAGAGTCCTCAAGTCCTCAGAATTTGGACAATTATGCAGATATTGGATTGGTTCGAGAGAACAGTCCATCTTATGCTCCTTCAGAGTCGCAACAGCATCAAGATCCTCCCGAACTACCAGGGTTTTCG GCATATGATCCTCAGACCGGTTATGATATACCCTATTTTAGACCCACAATGGATGAAACTATGCGGGGCCAGGGTTTACAATCTCCTCAGGAG GCTTTAAGTTCACATACAGCCAACAGCATCCCTGCATCAACAATTGCCATGgcacagcagcagcagcagcaacaaccaTCTGTAGCACAGATGTACCCGCAAGTTCATTTTCCCCATTTCGCCAATCTTTTGCCATACCGTCAATTCCTGCCCCCACTTTATGTTTCGCCTATGGCCATGCCCGGCTATTCTAGCAACCCTGCCTATCCCCACCCATCAAATGGTAGCAGTTACTTGCTGATGTCGGGAGGTAGTTCACATCTAAATGCAAGCAGCATGAAGTATGGAGTTCAACAGTTCAAGCCTGTTCTGGCTGGCAATCCCACAGGGTTTGGGAATTTTACCAATCCAACTGGGTATATTAATGCTCCTGGTGTGGTTGGTGGTGCAACTGGGCTCGAAGATTCATCTCGAATCAAATACAAAGATAGcaacatttatgtctcaaatcCACAG GCCGAGGCATCTGAAATTTGGATTCAGAACCCAAGGGAGCTTCCGGGTATGCATTGGATTCAGAACCCAAGGGAGCTTCCGGGTATGCAATCCACTCCATACTACAACATGCCAGCGCAATCACCCCATGGTGCATATATGCCATCCCACACAGGTCATGCTTCCTTTAATGCAGCTGCTGCACAATCTTCTCACATGCAATTTCCGGGTATGTACCATCCTCCTCCACAGCCAGCTGCAATTGCTAATCCACACCACTTAGCACCTGCTATGGGTGGTAATGTCGGGGTTGGTGTGGCTGCAGCTGCCCCTGGTTCACAGGTGGGTGCCTATCAACAGGCTGAACTGGGTCATCTCAATTGGACAACCAACTTCTGA
- the LOC109001939 gene encoding uncharacterized protein LOC109001939 isoform X2, protein MVSGSSAVEGGETQLLSARVRKTIQSIKEIVGNHSELDIYAVLKETNMDPNETAQKLLNQDPFHEVRRKREKKKESTVYKDSRDPRRNSENVGQEMKFSTHSHRNVRRGGYSRNVLPGNLRQGIKFCVVRDNRVNQNTEKEVKSTSPQRTRYTNEKAISNVPTKGFTETSGSQKPSGGRSSSQTLNGPVDSHPRHARDASSRDSDGKVLEEKRASVPSTNLRVQAAKSNNSQPSPATLASGSSAVGVYSSSTDPVHVPSPDSRSSGTVGAIKREVGVVGVRRQHSDNSVKMSTVLSSSFSKSLLGKDGSTEASRPLNAISRTDHLNQTTATDSVIASMSVSRSFLSNQYSGRPHQQPVGHQKGAHHKIEWKPKSSQKATIISPGVIGTPAKSASHSAENSKDLDSETAKLQDKLSSVNINEHQNVIIAQHIRVPETDRCRLTFGSIGTEFDSSRNLIAGLQAVGTTEESNVEPATSSVSVSAPESSGDDASGSRLAEAHDSHVRNSGSDSPASVVDSEHQLPDEKESSSPQNLDNYADIGLVRENSPSYAPSESQQHQDPPELPGFSAYDPQTGYDIPYFRPTMDETMRGQGLQSPQEALSSHTANSIPASTIAMAQQQQQQQPSVAQMYPQVHFPHFANLLPYRQFLPPLYVSPMAMPGYSSNPAYPHPSNGSSYLLMSGGSSHLNASSMKYGVQQFKPVLAGNPTGFGNFTNPTGYINAPGVVGGATGLEDSSRIKYKDSNIYVSNPQAEASEIWIQNPRELPGMHWIQNPRELPGMQSTPYYNMPAQSPHGAYMPSHTGHASFNAAAAQSSHMQFPGMYHPPPQPAAIANPHHLAPAMGGNVGVGVAAAAPGSQVGAYQQAELGHLNWTTNF, encoded by the exons ATGGTCTCTGGCAGCTCGGCAGTTGAGGGCGGTGAAACTCAGTTACTGTCTGCGCGTGTGCGCAAGACCATCCAATCAATCAAGGAAATTGTGGGCAATCACTCTGAATTGGATATCTATGCGGTCCTGAAGGAAACTAACATGGATCCTAATGAAACCGCACAGAAATTACTCAACCAAG ATCCATTTCATGAGGTGAggaggaaaagagagaagaaaaaggag AGTACGGTGTACAAGGACTCAAGGGATCCACGTAGGAATTCTGAGAATGTTGGTCAAGAGATGAAATTTTCTACACATTCTCATCGTAATGTCCGAAGAGGAGGCTACTCACGGAATGTTTTACCTGGTAATTTAAGACAAG GCATCAAGTTCTGTGTTGTGAGAGATAACAGAGTTAATCAAAACACGGAGAAAGAGGTGAAGTCTACTTCACCACAACGTACAAGATATACCAATGAGAAAGCGATATCAAATGTTCCTACAAAGGG CTTTACAGAAACCTCAGGTAGTCAAAAGCCTTCTGGTGGAAGGAGTTCATCTCAGACTTTGAATGGGCCAGTTGATTCACACCCTAGACATGCTCGAGATGCCAGTTCAAGGGACAGTGATGGGAAGGTACTAGAGGAAAAGCGGGCATCAGTTCCCAGCACAAATTTGCGGGTGCAAGCAGCAAAGTCAAACAACTCCCAACCAAGTCCTGCAACTCTGGCATCAGGCAGTTCTGCTGTTGGGGTGTATTCCTCTTCCACAGATCCAGTTCATGTGCCATCTCCAGATTCGAGGTCTTCAGGCACTGTTGGAGCTATTAAACGGGAAGTTGGTGTTGTTGGTGTTCGCAGACAGCATTCTGACAACTCCGTCAAAATGTCCACTGTGCTTAGTAGTTCTTTCTCAAAGTCACTTTTGGGAAAGGATGGTTCTACAGAAGCATCACGACCTCTCAATGCCATTTCTAGAACTGATCACCTCAACCAAACAACTGCAACTGATTCTGTTATTGCCAGCATGTCAGTAAGCAGATCATTCTTAAGCAACCAGTATAGTGGCCGGCCACATCAACAACCTGTGGGTCATCAAAAAG GTGCCCATCATAAAATAGAGTGGAAACCTAAATCAAGCCAAAAGGCGACTATTATTAGCCCCGGGGTGATTGGAACACCTGCAAAATCTGCTTCACATTCTGCTGAGAATTCTAAGGATTTGGATTCTGAAACCGCTAAGTTGCAAGATAAGCTTTCTAGTGTAAACATAAATGAGCATCAGAATGTGATCATAGCACAGCATATTCGAGTCCCTGAGACTGATCGCTGTCGGCTCACTTTTGGAAGCATTGGGACAGAGTTTGATTCTTCAAGGAATCTTATTGCAGGACTGCAGGCTGTAGGAACTACAGAAGAATCAAATGTAGAACCCGCTACGAG CAGTGTGTCGGTGTCAGCTCCAGAGTCTTCTGGCGATGATGCTTCTGGCAGCAGGCTGGCAGAGGCACATGATAGCCATGTTAGAAATTCTGGATCTGATTCTCCAGCTTCTGTAGTGGATTCTGAGCATCAATTGCCTGATGAGAAAGAGTCCTCAAGTCCTCAGAATTTGGACAATTATGCAGATATTGGATTGGTTCGAGAGAACAGTCCATCTTATGCTCCTTCAGAGTCGCAACAGCATCAAGATCCTCCCGAACTACCAGGGTTTTCG GCATATGATCCTCAGACCGGTTATGATATACCCTATTTTAGACCCACAATGGATGAAACTATGCGGGGCCAGGGTTTACAATCTCCTCAGGAG GCTTTAAGTTCACATACAGCCAACAGCATCCCTGCATCAACAATTGCCATGgcacagcagcagcagcagcaacaaccaTCTGTAGCACAGATGTACCCGCAAGTTCATTTTCCCCATTTCGCCAATCTTTTGCCATACCGTCAATTCCTGCCCCCACTTTATGTTTCGCCTATGGCCATGCCCGGCTATTCTAGCAACCCTGCCTATCCCCACCCATCAAATGGTAGCAGTTACTTGCTGATGTCGGGAGGTAGTTCACATCTAAATGCAAGCAGCATGAAGTATGGAGTTCAACAGTTCAAGCCTGTTCTGGCTGGCAATCCCACAGGGTTTGGGAATTTTACCAATCCAACTGGGTATATTAATGCTCCTGGTGTGGTTGGTGGTGCAACTGGGCTCGAAGATTCATCTCGAATCAAATACAAAGATAGcaacatttatgtctcaaatcCACAG GCCGAGGCATCTGAAATTTGGATTCAGAACCCAAGGGAGCTTCCGGGTATGCATTGGATTCAGAACCCAAGGGAGCTTCCGGGTATGCAATCCACTCCATACTACAACATGCCAGCGCAATCACCCCATGGTGCATATATGCCATCCCACACAGGTCATGCTTCCTTTAATGCAGCTGCTGCACAATCTTCTCACATGCAATTTCCGGGTATGTACCATCCTCCTCCACAGCCAGCTGCAATTGCTAATCCACACCACTTAGCACCTGCTATGGGTGGTAATGTCGGGGTTGGTGTGGCTGCAGCTGCCCCTGGTTCACAGGTGGGTGCCTATCAACAGGCTGAACTGGGTCATCTCAATTGGACAACCAACTTCTGA
- the LOC109001939 gene encoding GBF-interacting protein 1-like isoform X5 — protein MVSGSSAVEGGETQLLSARVRKTIQSIKEIVGNHSELDIYAVLKETNMDPNETAQKLLNQDPFHEVRRKREKKKESTVYKDSRDPRRNSENVGQEMKFSTHSHRNVRRGGYSRNVLPGNLRQGIKFCVVRDNRVNQNTEKEVKSTSPQRTRYTNEKAISNVPTKGFTETSGSQKPSGGRSSSQTLNGPVDSHPRHARDASSRDSDGKVLEEKRASVPSTNLRVQAAKSNNSQPSPATLASGSSAVGVYSSSTDPVHVPSPDSRSSGTVGAIKREVGVVGVRRQHSDNSVKMSTVLSSSFSKSLLGKDGSTEASRPLNAISRTDHLNQTTATDSVIASMSVSRSFLSNQYSGRPHQQPVGHQKGAHHKIEWKPKSSQKATIISPGVIGTPAKSASHSAENSKDLDSETAKLQDKLSSVNINEHQNVIIAQHIRVPETDRCRLTFGSIGTEFDSSRNLIAGLQAVGTTEESNVEPATSSVSVSAPESSGDDASGSRLAEAHDSHVRNSGSDSPASVVDSEHQLPDEKESSSPQNLDNYADIGLVRENSPSYAPSESQQHQDPPELPGFSQAYDPQTGYDIPYFRPTMDETMRGQGLQSPQEALSSHTANSIPASTIAMAQQQQQQQPSVAQMYPQVHFPHFANLLPYRQFLPPLYVSPMAMPGYSSNPAYPHPSNGSSYLLMSGGSSHLNASSMKYGVQQFKPVLAGNPTGFGNFTNPTGYINAPGVVGGATGLEDSSRIKYKDSNIYVSNPQAEASEIWIQNPRELPGMHWIQNPRELPGMQSTPYYNMPAQSPHGAYMPSHTGHASFNAAAAQSSHMQFPAAPGSQVGAYQQAELGHLNWTTNF, from the exons ATGGTCTCTGGCAGCTCGGCAGTTGAGGGCGGTGAAACTCAGTTACTGTCTGCGCGTGTGCGCAAGACCATCCAATCAATCAAGGAAATTGTGGGCAATCACTCTGAATTGGATATCTATGCGGTCCTGAAGGAAACTAACATGGATCCTAATGAAACCGCACAGAAATTACTCAACCAAG ATCCATTTCATGAGGTGAggaggaaaagagagaagaaaaaggag AGTACGGTGTACAAGGACTCAAGGGATCCACGTAGGAATTCTGAGAATGTTGGTCAAGAGATGAAATTTTCTACACATTCTCATCGTAATGTCCGAAGAGGAGGCTACTCACGGAATGTTTTACCTGGTAATTTAAGACAAG GCATCAAGTTCTGTGTTGTGAGAGATAACAGAGTTAATCAAAACACGGAGAAAGAGGTGAAGTCTACTTCACCACAACGTACAAGATATACCAATGAGAAAGCGATATCAAATGTTCCTACAAAGGG CTTTACAGAAACCTCAGGTAGTCAAAAGCCTTCTGGTGGAAGGAGTTCATCTCAGACTTTGAATGGGCCAGTTGATTCACACCCTAGACATGCTCGAGATGCCAGTTCAAGGGACAGTGATGGGAAGGTACTAGAGGAAAAGCGGGCATCAGTTCCCAGCACAAATTTGCGGGTGCAAGCAGCAAAGTCAAACAACTCCCAACCAAGTCCTGCAACTCTGGCATCAGGCAGTTCTGCTGTTGGGGTGTATTCCTCTTCCACAGATCCAGTTCATGTGCCATCTCCAGATTCGAGGTCTTCAGGCACTGTTGGAGCTATTAAACGGGAAGTTGGTGTTGTTGGTGTTCGCAGACAGCATTCTGACAACTCCGTCAAAATGTCCACTGTGCTTAGTAGTTCTTTCTCAAAGTCACTTTTGGGAAAGGATGGTTCTACAGAAGCATCACGACCTCTCAATGCCATTTCTAGAACTGATCACCTCAACCAAACAACTGCAACTGATTCTGTTATTGCCAGCATGTCAGTAAGCAGATCATTCTTAAGCAACCAGTATAGTGGCCGGCCACATCAACAACCTGTGGGTCATCAAAAAG GTGCCCATCATAAAATAGAGTGGAAACCTAAATCAAGCCAAAAGGCGACTATTATTAGCCCCGGGGTGATTGGAACACCTGCAAAATCTGCTTCACATTCTGCTGAGAATTCTAAGGATTTGGATTCTGAAACCGCTAAGTTGCAAGATAAGCTTTCTAGTGTAAACATAAATGAGCATCAGAATGTGATCATAGCACAGCATATTCGAGTCCCTGAGACTGATCGCTGTCGGCTCACTTTTGGAAGCATTGGGACAGAGTTTGATTCTTCAAGGAATCTTATTGCAGGACTGCAGGCTGTAGGAACTACAGAAGAATCAAATGTAGAACCCGCTACGAG CAGTGTGTCGGTGTCAGCTCCAGAGTCTTCTGGCGATGATGCTTCTGGCAGCAGGCTGGCAGAGGCACATGATAGCCATGTTAGAAATTCTGGATCTGATTCTCCAGCTTCTGTAGTGGATTCTGAGCATCAATTGCCTGATGAGAAAGAGTCCTCAAGTCCTCAGAATTTGGACAATTATGCAGATATTGGATTGGTTCGAGAGAACAGTCCATCTTATGCTCCTTCAGAGTCGCAACAGCATCAAGATCCTCCCGAACTACCAGGGTTTTCG CAGGCATATGATCCTCAGACCGGTTATGATATACCCTATTTTAGACCCACAATGGATGAAACTATGCGGGGCCAGGGTTTACAATCTCCTCAGGAG GCTTTAAGTTCACATACAGCCAACAGCATCCCTGCATCAACAATTGCCATGgcacagcagcagcagcagcaacaaccaTCTGTAGCACAGATGTACCCGCAAGTTCATTTTCCCCATTTCGCCAATCTTTTGCCATACCGTCAATTCCTGCCCCCACTTTATGTTTCGCCTATGGCCATGCCCGGCTATTCTAGCAACCCTGCCTATCCCCACCCATCAAATGGTAGCAGTTACTTGCTGATGTCGGGAGGTAGTTCACATCTAAATGCAAGCAGCATGAAGTATGGAGTTCAACAGTTCAAGCCTGTTCTGGCTGGCAATCCCACAGGGTTTGGGAATTTTACCAATCCAACTGGGTATATTAATGCTCCTGGTGTGGTTGGTGGTGCAACTGGGCTCGAAGATTCATCTCGAATCAAATACAAAGATAGcaacatttatgtctcaaatcCACAG GCCGAGGCATCTGAAATTTGGATTCAGAACCCAAGGGAGCTTCCGGGTATGCATTGGATTCAGAACCCAAGGGAGCTTCCGGGTATGCAATCCACTCCATACTACAACATGCCAGCGCAATCACCCCATGGTGCATATATGCCATCCCACACAGGTCATGCTTCCTTTAATGCAGCTGCTGCACAATCTTCTCACATGCAATTTCCGG CTGCCCCTGGTTCACAGGTGGGTGCCTATCAACAGGCTGAACTGGGTCATCTCAATTGGACAACCAACTTCTGA
- the LOC109001939 gene encoding uncharacterized protein LOC109001939 isoform X1, whose translation MVSGSSAVEGGETQLLSARVRKTIQSIKEIVGNHSELDIYAVLKETNMDPNETAQKLLNQDPFHEVRRKREKKKESTVYKDSRDPRRNSENVGQEMKFSTHSHRNVRRGGYSRNVLPGNLRQGIKFCVVRDNRVNQNTEKEVKSTSPQRTRYTNEKAISNVPTKGFTETSGSQKPSGGRSSSQTLNGPVDSHPRHARDASSRDSDGKVLEEKRASVPSTNLRVQAAKSNNSQPSPATLASGSSAVGVYSSSTDPVHVPSPDSRSSGTVGAIKREVGVVGVRRQHSDNSVKMSTVLSSSFSKSLLGKDGSTEASRPLNAISRTDHLNQTTATDSVIASMSVSRSFLSNQYSGRPHQQPVGHQKGAHHKIEWKPKSSQKATIISPGVIGTPAKSASHSAENSKDLDSETAKLQDKLSSVNINEHQNVIIAQHIRVPETDRCRLTFGSIGTEFDSSRNLIAGLQAVGTTEESNVEPATSSVSVSAPESSGDDASGSRLAEAHDSHVRNSGSDSPASVVDSEHQLPDEKESSSPQNLDNYADIGLVRENSPSYAPSESQQHQDPPELPGFSQAYDPQTGYDIPYFRPTMDETMRGQGLQSPQEALSSHTANSIPASTIAMAQQQQQQQPSVAQMYPQVHFPHFANLLPYRQFLPPLYVSPMAMPGYSSNPAYPHPSNGSSYLLMSGGSSHLNASSMKYGVQQFKPVLAGNPTGFGNFTNPTGYINAPGVVGGATGLEDSSRIKYKDSNIYVSNPQAEASEIWIQNPRELPGMHWIQNPRELPGMQSTPYYNMPAQSPHGAYMPSHTGHASFNAAAAQSSHMQFPGMYHPPPQPAAIANPHHLAPAMGGNVGVGVAAAAPGSQVGAYQQAELGHLNWTTNF comes from the exons ATGGTCTCTGGCAGCTCGGCAGTTGAGGGCGGTGAAACTCAGTTACTGTCTGCGCGTGTGCGCAAGACCATCCAATCAATCAAGGAAATTGTGGGCAATCACTCTGAATTGGATATCTATGCGGTCCTGAAGGAAACTAACATGGATCCTAATGAAACCGCACAGAAATTACTCAACCAAG ATCCATTTCATGAGGTGAggaggaaaagagagaagaaaaaggag AGTACGGTGTACAAGGACTCAAGGGATCCACGTAGGAATTCTGAGAATGTTGGTCAAGAGATGAAATTTTCTACACATTCTCATCGTAATGTCCGAAGAGGAGGCTACTCACGGAATGTTTTACCTGGTAATTTAAGACAAG GCATCAAGTTCTGTGTTGTGAGAGATAACAGAGTTAATCAAAACACGGAGAAAGAGGTGAAGTCTACTTCACCACAACGTACAAGATATACCAATGAGAAAGCGATATCAAATGTTCCTACAAAGGG CTTTACAGAAACCTCAGGTAGTCAAAAGCCTTCTGGTGGAAGGAGTTCATCTCAGACTTTGAATGGGCCAGTTGATTCACACCCTAGACATGCTCGAGATGCCAGTTCAAGGGACAGTGATGGGAAGGTACTAGAGGAAAAGCGGGCATCAGTTCCCAGCACAAATTTGCGGGTGCAAGCAGCAAAGTCAAACAACTCCCAACCAAGTCCTGCAACTCTGGCATCAGGCAGTTCTGCTGTTGGGGTGTATTCCTCTTCCACAGATCCAGTTCATGTGCCATCTCCAGATTCGAGGTCTTCAGGCACTGTTGGAGCTATTAAACGGGAAGTTGGTGTTGTTGGTGTTCGCAGACAGCATTCTGACAACTCCGTCAAAATGTCCACTGTGCTTAGTAGTTCTTTCTCAAAGTCACTTTTGGGAAAGGATGGTTCTACAGAAGCATCACGACCTCTCAATGCCATTTCTAGAACTGATCACCTCAACCAAACAACTGCAACTGATTCTGTTATTGCCAGCATGTCAGTAAGCAGATCATTCTTAAGCAACCAGTATAGTGGCCGGCCACATCAACAACCTGTGGGTCATCAAAAAG GTGCCCATCATAAAATAGAGTGGAAACCTAAATCAAGCCAAAAGGCGACTATTATTAGCCCCGGGGTGATTGGAACACCTGCAAAATCTGCTTCACATTCTGCTGAGAATTCTAAGGATTTGGATTCTGAAACCGCTAAGTTGCAAGATAAGCTTTCTAGTGTAAACATAAATGAGCATCAGAATGTGATCATAGCACAGCATATTCGAGTCCCTGAGACTGATCGCTGTCGGCTCACTTTTGGAAGCATTGGGACAGAGTTTGATTCTTCAAGGAATCTTATTGCAGGACTGCAGGCTGTAGGAACTACAGAAGAATCAAATGTAGAACCCGCTACGAG CAGTGTGTCGGTGTCAGCTCCAGAGTCTTCTGGCGATGATGCTTCTGGCAGCAGGCTGGCAGAGGCACATGATAGCCATGTTAGAAATTCTGGATCTGATTCTCCAGCTTCTGTAGTGGATTCTGAGCATCAATTGCCTGATGAGAAAGAGTCCTCAAGTCCTCAGAATTTGGACAATTATGCAGATATTGGATTGGTTCGAGAGAACAGTCCATCTTATGCTCCTTCAGAGTCGCAACAGCATCAAGATCCTCCCGAACTACCAGGGTTTTCG CAGGCATATGATCCTCAGACCGGTTATGATATACCCTATTTTAGACCCACAATGGATGAAACTATGCGGGGCCAGGGTTTACAATCTCCTCAGGAG GCTTTAAGTTCACATACAGCCAACAGCATCCCTGCATCAACAATTGCCATGgcacagcagcagcagcagcaacaaccaTCTGTAGCACAGATGTACCCGCAAGTTCATTTTCCCCATTTCGCCAATCTTTTGCCATACCGTCAATTCCTGCCCCCACTTTATGTTTCGCCTATGGCCATGCCCGGCTATTCTAGCAACCCTGCCTATCCCCACCCATCAAATGGTAGCAGTTACTTGCTGATGTCGGGAGGTAGTTCACATCTAAATGCAAGCAGCATGAAGTATGGAGTTCAACAGTTCAAGCCTGTTCTGGCTGGCAATCCCACAGGGTTTGGGAATTTTACCAATCCAACTGGGTATATTAATGCTCCTGGTGTGGTTGGTGGTGCAACTGGGCTCGAAGATTCATCTCGAATCAAATACAAAGATAGcaacatttatgtctcaaatcCACAG GCCGAGGCATCTGAAATTTGGATTCAGAACCCAAGGGAGCTTCCGGGTATGCATTGGATTCAGAACCCAAGGGAGCTTCCGGGTATGCAATCCACTCCATACTACAACATGCCAGCGCAATCACCCCATGGTGCATATATGCCATCCCACACAGGTCATGCTTCCTTTAATGCAGCTGCTGCACAATCTTCTCACATGCAATTTCCGGGTATGTACCATCCTCCTCCACAGCCAGCTGCAATTGCTAATCCACACCACTTAGCACCTGCTATGGGTGGTAATGTCGGGGTTGGTGTGGCTGCAGCTGCCCCTGGTTCACAGGTGGGTGCCTATCAACAGGCTGAACTGGGTCATCTCAATTGGACAACCAACTTCTGA